One Deltaproteobacteria bacterium DNA segment encodes these proteins:
- a CDS encoding DUF3341 domain-containing protein, with protein sequence MSTIVVGLFEGVESAAKGSRALAGLSLPAGSVTTLSAVPLPDGAVTTDPEPVRFPRIVLAGWFAGAAAGLGLCLATYLLYPLVTGGKTIVSVPPTLIVTYEVAMLGALLATLFGGGREMRLLRFPPKVVHDPRIHDGRIALCARVEGEDQARRAIEAMRGAGGTDVRAEEGEL encoded by the coding sequence ATGAGCACGATCGTCGTAGGATTGTTCGAGGGCGTGGAGAGCGCTGCAAAAGGGAGCCGGGCGCTCGCCGGGCTATCCCTGCCGGCGGGGAGCGTCACCACCCTCTCCGCGGTCCCCCTGCCGGACGGCGCGGTGACGACCGACCCCGAGCCGGTGCGGTTCCCGCGGATCGTCCTCGCGGGCTGGTTCGCGGGCGCGGCGGCGGGGCTGGGGCTTTGCCTCGCCACCTACCTGCTCTACCCGCTGGTCACCGGCGGCAAGACGATCGTCTCCGTCCCCCCGACGCTCATCGTCACGTACGAGGTGGCGATGCTGGGAGCCCTGCTGGCGACGCTTTTCGGGGGCGGCCGGGAGATGCGGCTGCTGCGGTTCCCGCCGAAGGTGGTCCACGACCCGCGGATCCACGACGGCAGGATCGCCCTCTGCGCCCGGGTCGAGGGGGAGGACCAGGCCCGACGCGCGATCGAGGCGATGCGGGGAGCCGGCGGAACCGACGTTCGCGCCGAGGAGGGGGAGCTGTGA
- the nrfD gene encoding polysulfide reductase NrfD: MSGSPGAAGGDHLARAREADLFTRLSRGNLVTTWRWYLGVGAAGAVLLWGVVIFLYMALKGMGVTGYNKPVFWGLYEASLVFWIGLSHSGTLISAILRLTHATWRAPVLRGAEAMTAFTLMVGGIIPILHLGRNWRVYYALPYPSTRELWPNMRSPLMWDAMAITTYLLGSLTFLYVGMIPDLALLRDKSAGWRRKFYSALSLGFRGTHAQWRRYHVASTLFAILIIPIAVSVHSIVSWDFAMAKTPGWHSTIFAPYFVVGAIFSGIAGVVIVMAILRKAFRLEDVLTPLHFDNLGKLLCTMTLLWGYFYFTEFLTVWYNRNPEEWEVFASYGGHYLPLFLTMVICNFAIPFPMLCLRRVRRSVSLILVPACSIVIGMYAERLLIVVPSLARRNDPFVWANYFPTWVEFSVMAGAAAMFALLYMLFAKFFPIMAISDIKERLFHTTDRAIGGATVETIAQVEGEGEARG, translated from the coding sequence ATGAGCGGCTCTCCGGGCGCGGCGGGCGGCGATCACCTGGCCCGCGCGCGGGAGGCGGATCTGTTCACGCGGCTGTCGCGCGGGAACCTCGTCACCACGTGGCGGTGGTACCTCGGGGTGGGCGCCGCCGGAGCGGTCCTCCTGTGGGGCGTGGTGATCTTCCTCTACATGGCCCTGAAGGGAATGGGCGTCACCGGGTACAACAAGCCCGTGTTCTGGGGGCTGTACGAGGCGAGCCTCGTGTTCTGGATCGGCCTTTCCCACTCCGGCACGCTCATTTCGGCCATCCTTCGGCTGACCCACGCCACCTGGCGGGCTCCCGTGCTGCGCGGGGCGGAGGCGATGACCGCCTTCACCCTGATGGTGGGCGGCATCATCCCCATCCTCCACCTCGGGCGGAACTGGCGGGTCTACTACGCGCTCCCGTACCCGAGCACCCGGGAACTGTGGCCGAACATGCGGTCTCCGCTGATGTGGGACGCGATGGCGATCACCACGTACCTCCTGGGGAGCCTCACCTTCCTCTACGTCGGGATGATCCCCGACCTGGCGCTCCTGCGGGACAAGTCCGCCGGGTGGCGCCGGAAGTTCTACTCCGCGCTGTCGCTGGGCTTCCGCGGGACGCACGCCCAGTGGCGGCGGTACCACGTCGCCTCGACGCTCTTCGCCATCCTCATCATTCCGATCGCCGTGTCGGTCCACTCCATCGTGAGCTGGGACTTCGCCATGGCGAAGACCCCCGGGTGGCACAGCACGATCTTCGCCCCCTACTTCGTCGTGGGCGCCATCTTCTCGGGGATCGCCGGCGTCGTCATCGTGATGGCCATCCTGCGGAAGGCGTTCCGGCTGGAGGACGTCCTCACGCCGCTTCACTTCGACAACCTGGGCAAGCTGCTTTGCACCATGACGCTGCTGTGGGGCTACTTCTACTTCACCGAGTTCCTCACCGTCTGGTACAACCGGAACCCCGAGGAGTGGGAGGTGTTCGCCTCGTACGGAGGCCATTACCTGCCGCTGTTCCTGACGATGGTGATCTGCAATTTCGCCATCCCGTTCCCGATGCTGTGTCTTCGGCGGGTCCGCCGCTCGGTCTCCCTGATCCTCGTTCCCGCGTGCAGCATCGTGATCGGGATGTACGCCGAGCGCCTCCTGATCGTCGTCCCGTCGCTGGCCCGGCGGAACGACCCGTTCGTCTGGGCGAACTACTTCCCCACCTGGGTCGAGTTCTCCGTGATGGCGGGCGCGGCGGCGATGTTCGCGCTGCTCTACATGCTCTTCGCGAAATTCTTCCCCATCATGGCGATCAGCGACATCAAGGAACGCCTCTTCCACACCACCGACCGCGCCATCGGCGGCGCGACGGTGGAGACGATCGCGCAGGTCGAGGGGGAAGGGGAGGCCCGCGGATGA
- a CDS encoding 4Fe-4S dicluster domain-containing protein, producing the protein MKHTWAMAVDLDRCTGCGACVVACSVENNIPVIGEEEAGKNRLMHWIRVNRYWEGEFPEAQAVYLPVPCMQCERAPCELVCPVYATYHNEDGLNAMVYNRCIGTRYCANNCPYSVRVFNWYDYKWEKPLDEQLSPDLTVRSRGVMEKCTFCIQRIRRAKETAAEEGRDVRDGEVVPACVQTCPPGALLFGDLADPHSEITRKLKDPRRFRLMEHLGTEPRVVYLKRQKGAGR; encoded by the coding sequence ATGAAACATACCTGGGCGATGGCGGTCGACCTGGACCGGTGCACCGGCTGCGGGGCGTGCGTGGTCGCCTGCAGCGTGGAGAACAACATCCCCGTGATCGGCGAGGAGGAAGCTGGGAAGAACCGGCTCATGCACTGGATCCGGGTGAACCGGTACTGGGAGGGGGAGTTCCCGGAGGCCCAGGCGGTCTACCTGCCGGTGCCGTGCATGCAGTGCGAACGCGCCCCGTGCGAGCTGGTCTGTCCCGTGTACGCCACGTACCACAACGAGGACGGGCTGAACGCGATGGTCTACAACCGGTGCATCGGCACCCGGTACTGCGCGAACAACTGCCCCTACTCCGTGCGCGTGTTCAACTGGTACGACTACAAGTGGGAGAAGCCGCTCGACGAGCAGCTCTCCCCCGACCTGACCGTCCGGTCGCGCGGCGTGATGGAGAAGTGCACCTTCTGCATCCAGCGGATCCGGCGCGCCAAGGAGACGGCGGCCGAGGAGGGCCGCGACGTCCGCGACGGCGAGGTCGTCCCGGCGTGCGTCCAGACGTGCCCTCCCGGCGCGCTCCTCTTCGGCGACCTGGCCGATCCCCACAGCGAAATCACGCGGAAGCTGAAGGACCCGCGGAGGTTCCGCCTCATGGAGCACCTCGGAACCGAACCGCGGGTGGTCTACCTGAAGCGCCAGAAAGGGGCGGGGCGATGA
- a CDS encoding cytochrome c3 family protein — MERRRNRAALVLPIVFLALLFSGGFPLAGSAVAEAVPQPIAFSHKVHVTGYNLNCRFCHSSTNKSQYANIPSVEKCMMCHRTIAADKPEVKKIAQYWKEGKPIPWNKVIDLPNHVYFPHKNMVNAGIACLACHPGMDQAGTAEQKLEFGMGMCMECHRKRKVTIDCWKCHY; from the coding sequence ATGGAACGAAGGCGCAATAGAGCCGCGCTCGTCCTTCCGATCGTTTTCCTCGCGCTTCTTTTTTCCGGGGGTTTCCCCCTCGCCGGGTCTGCCGTCGCGGAAGCAGTCCCCCAGCCGATCGCCTTCAGCCACAAGGTCCACGTCACCGGCTACAATCTGAATTGCCGGTTCTGCCACTCCTCCACGAACAAGTCGCAATACGCGAACATCCCGTCCGTGGAGAAATGCATGATGTGCCACCGGACGATCGCGGCCGACAAGCCCGAGGTGAAGAAGATCGCGCAGTACTGGAAGGAGGGGAAGCCGATCCCCTGGAACAAGGTGATCGACCTCCCCAACCACGTGTATTTTCCGCACAAGAACATGGTGAACGCGGGGATCGCTTGCCTCGCCTGCCACCCGGGGATGGACCAGGCGGGGACGGCGGAACAGAAGCTCGAGTTCGGCATGGGGATGTGCATGGAGTGCCACCGGAAGAGGAAGGTCACCATCGACTGCTGGAAGTGCCACTACTGA